The Shewanella sp. MTB7 genome includes a window with the following:
- a CDS encoding PAS domain-containing protein encodes MLVTLKDKANLAQRIAVGELDLVAKLASDKDELGMALKVMLQNLNNVADQADAIACGDFTKDVMVNSEKDRLGIALHEMKTQIKQRNASLSRSLGLNQGIVNIAVDAIISIREDGTILSVNDATERMFKHSAESLIGQNIKILMPAPFHQEHDTYLNNYKTTGIKKIIGMGREMQALRSDGSTFPIYLSIGVVKQGDETLYTGFIRDITQQKSFEQDIIKREAINRGMVDTCLDAILSISSHGEILACNSVAETLFQYRSEEIMGKKSIL; translated from the coding sequence ATGCTGGTGACGCTAAAAGATAAGGCAAATTTGGCTCAGCGAATAGCTGTTGGAGAGTTAGACCTGGTGGCAAAGCTTGCCTCAGACAAAGATGAGTTAGGCATGGCATTAAAAGTGATGCTGCAGAATTTAAATAATGTTGCCGATCAGGCCGATGCCATAGCCTGTGGTGATTTTACTAAGGATGTGATGGTAAACAGTGAGAAGGACAGGCTGGGGATTGCCTTGCACGAGATGAAAACTCAGATAAAGCAACGTAATGCTTCTTTGTCACGCAGTTTAGGTCTGAACCAAGGGATAGTGAACATTGCTGTCGATGCCATTATCTCGATAAGAGAGGATGGCACTATCTTATCGGTTAATGACGCTACCGAGAGGATGTTTAAGCATTCAGCTGAGTCTCTTATAGGGCAAAATATTAAAATCTTGATGCCTGCCCCATTTCATCAGGAACATGATACCTATCTTAATAACTACAAAACCACAGGCATTAAGAAAATCATCGGCATGGGGCGTGAGATGCAAGCCCTGCGGAGTGATGGCAGCACTTTTCCTATCTATCTCTCAATCGGAGTGGTGAAACAAGGTGACGAAACCCTGTATACCGGATTTATTCGTGACATCACTCAACAGAAGAGTTTTGAGCAAGACATAATTAAACGTGAAGCAATAAATCGAGGCATGGTCGATACTTGTCTCGATGCTATCCTGTCTATCTCATCACATGGTGAAATACTTGCCTGTAATAGCGTCGCCGAAACTTTGTTTCAATATCGAAGCGAAGAGATTATGGGTAAAAAATCAATACTTTGA
- a CDS encoding response regulator — protein sequence MPSPFCEEHDDYLNNYLTTGIKKVIGKGREVIGLRKDGSTFPMYLAVGEVKQEDGVIFTGFVRDITKEKQFESDLQQSNVDLIKQNELKSQVSRINDLTQGASNLMAMADEIISALAEMMKAGHGVIYIYEQGDDELSLSGSYAFKKRKAVLPTIGIGEGLVGQCAKERKTILLTQVPSDYIQINSGLGQSTPLNVMVVPVLFEEELIGVIELASFKGFNDEQVEVIELISTNLGIVINNLRNQERTQTLLLETQRQSEELQSQQEELKSSNESLLEQTQLLKTSEEELKQQSEELKVSNEELEEKQVFLRRQKNEIEAAKEDLTTKADELALASKYKSEFLANMSHELRTPLNSLLLLAKGLADNKSQHLDETEVEDAKIIFDGGNNLLCLIAGDGRMGIYLAQEYQPSGIILDIMLPDIDGHQVLEQLKFSLKTRHIPVEIISAHSEDKNLALVQGAIGLQTKPVTQETLLTVFDDIKAFCSSELRHLLVIEDDVGNQASIVRLLKGCDIDIKCVEELLSGHYDCVILDLGLPDISGFEVLKKIEASELKRVPPVIIYTGKEITDEEQSELDDVSLFLHDIESRFSSDSQKKIHMLHDEDAMFQGRKVLIVDDDMRNTYALSKKLIEYGFEVDMAHNGKEAVEQLLVEKNFELVLMDTMMPEMDGYEATKQVRAMKHYKQLPIIALTAKTMLEDREKSLQSGASEYLTKPIDFEKLLSIMRIWLFKH from the coding sequence ATGCCAAGCCCTTTCTGCGAAGAGCATGATGATTACCTCAACAATTATCTGACTACAGGCATCAAAAAAGTCATAGGGAAAGGCAGAGAGGTCATTGGATTAAGAAAAGATGGCAGTACTTTCCCCATGTATCTGGCCGTTGGTGAGGTCAAGCAGGAAGATGGCGTCATTTTTACTGGCTTTGTGCGTGATATTACCAAGGAGAAGCAGTTTGAAAGCGATCTGCAACAGAGTAATGTAGATCTGATTAAACAAAATGAGTTAAAAAGCCAAGTGTCTCGCATTAATGACTTGACTCAAGGAGCATCAAATCTGATGGCGATGGCGGATGAGATCATCTCAGCATTAGCCGAGATGATGAAAGCGGGCCATGGCGTTATCTATATTTATGAACAAGGTGATGATGAACTCAGTTTATCAGGCAGTTATGCATTTAAGAAGAGAAAAGCGGTTTTACCCACAATAGGTATTGGTGAGGGTTTAGTTGGTCAATGTGCCAAAGAGCGGAAAACCATATTACTAACCCAAGTGCCTAGTGATTATATTCAGATTAATTCTGGCTTAGGGCAAAGTACGCCCCTCAATGTCATGGTCGTTCCGGTGTTGTTTGAAGAGGAGTTGATCGGGGTGATAGAGTTGGCCTCCTTTAAAGGCTTTAATGATGAACAGGTCGAAGTTATAGAGCTTATCTCAACCAATCTGGGGATCGTGATTAATAATCTCAGAAATCAAGAGCGGACTCAGACACTGCTGCTTGAGACACAGAGGCAATCAGAGGAGTTACAGTCCCAGCAGGAGGAACTTAAGAGTTCAAATGAGAGTCTATTAGAACAAACACAACTGCTGAAAACTTCCGAAGAGGAGCTCAAACAGCAAAGTGAAGAGCTCAAGGTTTCCAATGAGGAGTTAGAGGAGAAGCAAGTCTTCCTCAGAAGGCAAAAAAATGAGATCGAAGCGGCTAAAGAGGACCTCACGACTAAGGCTGATGAGTTGGCCCTAGCAAGTAAATATAAGTCTGAATTTTTAGCTAACATGAGTCACGAGCTCAGAACCCCTCTCAACAGCCTATTGCTATTGGCTAAAGGGTTGGCCGATAACAAGAGCCAGCACCTGGATGAAACCGAGGTTGAAGATGCTAAGATCATCTTTGATGGCGGTAATAATCTGCTCTGTCTGATTGCTGGGGATGGCCGTATGGGGATTTATCTGGCACAAGAGTACCAACCTAGCGGCATCATTCTTGACATTATGCTGCCAGATATCGATGGGCACCAAGTTCTCGAGCAGCTAAAGTTCAGTCTCAAAACTCGTCATATTCCCGTCGAGATTATCTCAGCCCACAGTGAAGACAAGAATTTGGCTCTAGTTCAAGGTGCAATAGGGCTACAGACTAAACCTGTCACTCAGGAAACATTATTGACAGTGTTTGATGATATAAAAGCGTTCTGCTCCTCAGAATTACGTCATCTACTAGTGATTGAAGATGATGTCGGCAATCAAGCGTCAATTGTTAGATTACTTAAGGGCTGTGATATCGATATTAAATGTGTCGAAGAGCTGTTATCGGGTCATTATGATTGCGTCATACTGGACTTAGGTTTACCCGATATTAGTGGCTTTGAGGTGCTCAAAAAAATTGAAGCCAGTGAATTGAAACGAGTACCCCCAGTGATCATCTATACGGGTAAGGAGATCACCGATGAAGAGCAAAGTGAGCTCGATGATGTCTCGCTTTTTCTCCACGATATAGAATCAAGATTCAGCAGTGATAGTCAGAAAAAAATTCACATGCTTCACGATGAAGATGCCATGTTTCAGGGGCGTAAAGTGTTAATTGTCGATGATGATATGAGAAACACCTATGCCCTGTCAAAAAAATTGATTGAGTACGGGTTTGAGGTCGATATGGCTCACAATGGCAAGGAAGCTGTAGAACAGTTATTAGTGGAGAAAAACTTTGAACTGGTGTTAATGGACACCATGATGCCTGAGATGGATGGCTATGAGGCTACAAAACAGGTAAGAGCTATGAAACATTATAAACAGCTCCCTATCATTGCATTAACAGCAAAGACGATGCTAGAGGATAGAGAAAAATCATTACAATCAGGCGCCTCAGAATACCTAACTAAACCGATCGATTTTGAGAAGTTACTATCGATTATGCGGATCTGGTTATTCAAGCATTAG
- a CDS encoding multidrug effflux MFS transporter: protein MQTEPQQSPSTTTPVAIINLTILIPMLAAIVAITPLAIDMYLPAMATLAGSFHSDITTVQQSLSLYLAGYALGMLCFGPLADRIGRRPMVILGLTGFMLISLALAFVTSIELFLTLRFAQAFIGAAATVVVPSYIKEVYGDNTAKGMSYVSLIMMLAPLIAPSLGSLILEFGEWHLIFFILATYACLLLTLVIWKLKMPSDSDRNSRSQKSFFGAYAVVFTKPGTKLHIASGVLTSFAFFCYLTASPFVYMEVFGLDKSLFVILFSINVGALMLANIINSRIVVRYGSRLMLKVATLLAIVAGSALLLVNFFEFSFHYTVAMLIPFMGFLGIMSVNADAIVLMKFQKETGTATAVIGTLRFGCGAMAGPLLALFYTGTAVPFSALMLSAVVLVGLCQFFAANGVNAQT, encoded by the coding sequence GTGCAAACAGAACCACAGCAATCACCGTCTACCACTACACCTGTAGCCATCATCAACCTTACCATTTTAATTCCAATGTTGGCCGCAATTGTCGCCATTACGCCTTTGGCCATCGACATGTATCTACCCGCGATGGCAACCCTAGCTGGCAGTTTTCATTCCGACATCACCACCGTTCAACAATCTTTGAGTCTGTACCTTGCTGGTTATGCGCTAGGGATGCTGTGCTTTGGCCCTTTGGCTGACAGAATTGGTCGACGCCCAATGGTGATACTCGGGTTAACCGGCTTTATGCTTATCAGCTTGGCCTTGGCCTTCGTCACCAGTATTGAACTGTTTTTAACACTAAGGTTTGCACAAGCTTTTATTGGCGCGGCAGCCACTGTCGTTGTACCAAGTTACATCAAAGAAGTTTATGGCGATAACACAGCTAAAGGTATGTCTTACGTAAGTTTAATCATGATGTTAGCGCCATTAATCGCCCCAAGTTTAGGTAGCCTTATTCTAGAATTTGGCGAGTGGCATTTAATCTTCTTCATCTTGGCCACTTATGCTTGTTTGCTATTAACTTTGGTTATCTGGAAGTTAAAGATGCCTAGCGACAGTGACCGGAATAGTCGCAGCCAAAAATCATTTTTTGGAGCCTATGCAGTGGTATTTACCAAGCCAGGTACCAAATTGCATATCGCCAGTGGCGTACTGACATCTTTTGCTTTTTTCTGTTATTTAACCGCTTCTCCTTTCGTTTATATGGAGGTGTTTGGTCTAGATAAATCTTTGTTTGTAATCTTGTTTAGTATCAACGTGGGAGCACTCATGTTGGCTAATATAATTAATAGCCGCATCGTCGTGCGTTACGGCTCAAGATTGATGCTGAAAGTAGCAACGTTACTCGCTATAGTCGCAGGTTCAGCACTATTGCTGGTTAATTTTTTTGAATTCAGTTTTCATTATACCGTAGCAATGCTCATCCCTTTTATGGGATTTTTAGGGATCATGTCGGTCAATGCTGATGCTATCGTGTTAATGAAGTTCCAAAAAGAGACCGGTACGGCAACGGCCGTGATCGGTACGTTACGTTTTGGTTGTGGCGCAATGGCAGGGCCTTTGCTCGCACTGTTTTATACGGGCACAGCGGTCCCCTTTTCAGCCTTAATGTTAAGTGCTGTTGTGTTGGTTGGGCTCTGTCAGTTTTTTGCAGCAAATGGTGTTAATGCGCAAACGTAA
- the ushA gene encoding bifunctional UDP-sugar hydrolase/5'-nucleotidase UshA, with amino-acid sequence MRNLLIKGLVATAVLATLTGCNSDDNDAPVKPTTCAEAGDACTTFTLLHTNDNHGRFWENKYGEYGMAARKTLIDQIRAEVGSNGSETILLSGGDINTGVPESDLQDARPDFVGMNLIGYDAMAVGNHEFDNPLATVEMQRELANFPMLAANIYDKTSGERYFDAYKVFDVNGLRIAVVGLTTEDTKKIGNPEFISGLEFTDPTTEIQKVIKEIKDADAADIIFATTHMGHYADAQNGSNAPGDVAMARGVTAGDLQAIIGGHSQNPVCMEPGTNSYADFNPGDDCTPDTQNGTYIMQAHEWGKYVGQADFEYFNDELHLASYKLIPVNLKQKNEAGDRVLIGEEIQPDGTVLEILKQYQEKGQEQLSEVIATTAELLEGDRAKVRFMQTNLGHLISTAHTSKVNADVGVMNSGGVRASIEAGDITYKDVLTVQPFGNSITKSTVTGAELSEYLGAVASLQIDSGAYAQLTGVTMTVDCQAKTVDISDVNGKGFDAAGTYSFTVPSFNAAGGDGYPVLTPVMTGFVDAAVMYDFLKAKGSIAAGEFAPTGDVVYENSTSTDGCQILSQ; translated from the coding sequence ATGAGAAATTTGTTAATTAAAGGACTTGTCGCAACTGCGGTACTAGCAACATTAACTGGATGTAACAGTGATGATAATGACGCACCAGTTAAACCAACGACCTGTGCTGAAGCCGGGGATGCATGTACCACTTTTACACTGCTTCATACGAATGATAACCATGGTCGTTTCTGGGAAAATAAGTATGGTGAATATGGTATGGCTGCACGTAAGACGCTGATCGACCAGATCCGCGCTGAAGTGGGATCAAATGGTAGCGAAACGATTCTGTTATCCGGTGGTGATATCAACACTGGTGTTCCCGAGTCAGACTTACAAGATGCGCGTCCTGATTTTGTTGGTATGAACTTGATTGGTTATGATGCAATGGCTGTCGGTAACCACGAATTTGATAACCCATTAGCCACCGTTGAGATGCAGCGTGAACTGGCTAATTTCCCCATGTTGGCTGCAAATATCTATGACAAAACATCAGGTGAAAGATATTTCGACGCCTATAAAGTATTTGATGTAAACGGTCTACGTATAGCTGTCGTTGGGTTAACCACTGAAGATACGAAGAAAATCGGTAACCCTGAATTTATCAGTGGCCTAGAGTTTACCGATCCAACCACAGAGATCCAAAAAGTCATTAAAGAGATTAAAGATGCTGATGCAGCGGATATTATCTTCGCTACAACCCACATGGGACATTATGCTGATGCGCAAAATGGTAGCAATGCCCCAGGTGATGTGGCTATGGCTCGCGGAGTAACAGCTGGCGATCTGCAAGCTATTATTGGTGGTCACTCGCAAAATCCAGTGTGTATGGAGCCTGGTACCAACAGTTACGCTGATTTTAATCCAGGGGATGATTGTACTCCCGATACACAAAATGGCACTTACATCATGCAAGCCCATGAGTGGGGCAAGTATGTAGGTCAAGCGGATTTTGAATACTTTAATGATGAACTGCACCTTGCAAGCTACAAGCTGATCCCGGTTAATTTGAAGCAGAAAAATGAAGCTGGCGATCGTGTACTTATCGGTGAAGAGATCCAGCCAGATGGTACCGTTTTAGAAATTCTTAAGCAGTACCAAGAAAAAGGTCAAGAGCAGTTAAGTGAAGTGATTGCAACGACTGCTGAATTGTTAGAGGGAGACCGTGCCAAAGTTCGTTTTATGCAAACTAACTTAGGTCACTTAATCTCAACTGCTCACACATCTAAGGTTAATGCTGATGTTGGTGTGATGAACTCAGGTGGTGTACGCGCTTCAATAGAGGCGGGTGATATCACCTATAAAGATGTATTAACAGTACAGCCTTTTGGTAACTCGATAACTAAGAGCACAGTAACAGGCGCTGAATTATCTGAGTATTTAGGGGCTGTAGCCTCGTTACAGATTGATTCAGGTGCTTATGCTCAGCTAACGGGTGTGACCATGACTGTCGATTGTCAGGCTAAAACCGTTGATATCAGTGATGTTAATGGCAAAGGTTTTGATGCTGCCGGAACATACAGCTTCACCGTTCCTAGTTTTAACGCGGCAGGTGGTGATGGCTACCCAGTTCTGACTCCTGTTATGACAGGTTTTGTAGATGCTGCTGTAATGTATGATTTTTTAAAGGCTAAAGGCTCTATCGCTGCAGGTGAGTTCGCGCCTACTGGTGATGTTGTTTATGAAAATTCTACCAGCACAGATGGTTGTCAAATTCTAAGTCAGTAA
- a CDS encoding acetolactate synthase 3 large subunit — MEKLSGASMIVRSLIDEGVKHIFGYPGGSVLDIYDALHEKSKIEHILVRHEQAAVHMADGYARATGEVGVVLVTSGPGATNTITGIATAYMDSIPLVIVSGQVPSNLIGNDAFQECDMIGISRPVVKHSFLVTDARDIPEIIKKAFFIAASGRPGPVVVDVPKDCMNPEILFDYEYPKEISLRSYNPTTSGHKGQIRRGLRALLAAKKPVLYVGGGAVISECDKQILALSEKLNIPVVSTLMGLGAFPGSHKNSLGMLGMHGCYEANMAMHNCDLIFGIGVRFDDRTTNNVEKYCPNAKILHIDIDPSSISKTIHVDIPIVGSADSILDEMLSLLDSTAEETQDVAAVDFWWSEINQWRAKKSLAYDKTTDKIKPQEVIEALHRLTNGDAYVASDVGQHQMFAALYYPFDKPRRWINSGGLGTMGFGLPAAMGVKLAMPDETVLCVTGDGSIQMNIQELSTALQYDIPVKIINLNNRFLGMVKQWQDMIYSGRHSHSYMDSVPNFAKIAEAYGHVGITISDPAKLESELERALSMKDKLVFVDINVDQTEHVYPMLIRGGAMNEMWLSKKEKS, encoded by the coding sequence ATGGAGAAGTTATCAGGCGCCAGTATGATAGTTCGTTCACTTATCGACGAAGGCGTAAAACATATATTCGGCTATCCAGGCGGATCCGTGTTAGATATCTATGACGCCCTGCACGAAAAGTCCAAAATTGAACACATCTTAGTTCGTCACGAACAAGCCGCTGTACACATGGCCGATGGTTATGCCCGTGCCACAGGTGAAGTCGGTGTGGTATTAGTCACTTCAGGTCCCGGCGCTACGAATACTATTACTGGTATTGCCACCGCCTATATGGACTCTATCCCACTGGTTATCGTTTCGGGCCAGGTTCCGAGTAATTTAATCGGTAATGACGCATTCCAAGAGTGCGATATGATAGGTATATCAAGACCTGTTGTTAAGCACAGCTTCTTAGTCACCGATGCCAGAGACATTCCTGAGATAATAAAAAAAGCTTTCTTTATCGCAGCCAGTGGCAGACCAGGTCCTGTGGTGGTTGATGTGCCTAAAGATTGTATGAATCCTGAGATATTGTTTGATTACGAGTACCCCAAAGAGATCAGTCTGCGATCTTACAACCCAACAACTTCTGGTCACAAAGGGCAAATTCGCCGAGGTTTACGTGCACTTTTAGCCGCGAAGAAGCCGGTACTATACGTGGGTGGTGGTGCTGTTATCTCCGAATGCGACAAGCAGATTTTAGCGCTTTCAGAAAAACTTAACATTCCTGTTGTCAGCACATTAATGGGCTTAGGTGCATTTCCTGGTAGCCACAAAAATAGCTTAGGCATGTTAGGTATGCACGGCTGTTATGAAGCTAATATGGCGATGCACAATTGTGATCTTATTTTTGGTATAGGGGTACGGTTTGATGATAGAACCACCAATAATGTTGAAAAATATTGCCCTAACGCCAAAATTTTACACATAGATATCGACCCCTCTTCAATTTCTAAAACGATTCATGTGGATATCCCCATAGTGGGCTCAGCGGATAGTATCCTTGATGAAATGTTATCCCTATTAGACTCCACGGCTGAAGAAACTCAAGATGTTGCTGCAGTCGATTTCTGGTGGAGTGAGATCAATCAATGGCGCGCTAAAAAAAGCTTAGCCTACGACAAGACAACGGATAAAATTAAGCCACAGGAGGTGATTGAAGCCTTACATAGACTCACCAATGGTGATGCCTATGTGGCATCTGATGTGGGTCAACACCAAATGTTTGCCGCACTTTATTATCCTTTCGATAAACCACGTCGTTGGATAAACTCTGGCGGTCTGGGCACCATGGGTTTTGGTCTTCCAGCAGCTATGGGCGTCAAACTTGCCATGCCCGATGAAACCGTGCTTTGTGTTACCGGTGATGGTTCGATTCAAATGAACATTCAAGAGTTATCAACTGCATTGCAATATGATATCCCAGTGAAAATCATCAACCTAAACAATCGCTTTTTAGGTATGGTTAAACAGTGGCAAGATATGATCTATTCAGGTCGTCATTCACACTCCTATATGGATTCAGTACCTAATTTTGCCAAAATTGCCGAAGCTTATGGTCATGTGGGGATCACCATTAGCGATCCCGCTAAGCTTGAATCTGAACTCGAAAGAGCGCTATCTATGAAAGATAAATTGGTATTTGTCGATATCAATGTCGATCAGACTGAACACGTTTACCCTATGCTTATTCGCGGCGGCGCGATGAACGAAATGTGGCTGAGCAAAAAGGAGAAAAGCTAA
- a CDS encoding mechanosensitive ion channel family protein, with protein MDNLTLVIDFLANHKLLLTLLIIILISAIKRFIIYKVRGDVAFLTESQRKWMSRTKNGTFILLMVVLFMLWQTEINKFALSVTAIAIAIVVASKEIILCFTGSIQRASSRSFVIGDWIEVGALCGEVIEHNLMATVIQEIDLHHGQYHFTGKTATFPNSIFFTYPVKNLNFMKRYVYHNMTITVVEFVNLYPLFPALLTQIEQHCEDFNEVAIRYNSVIERHAGVDLPGSEPHIHISSGPAGEQKVHIMIFCPTERASHLEQSIRQDFMIAYHQAFGNG; from the coding sequence GTGGACAATTTAACTCTGGTTATCGACTTTTTGGCAAACCATAAACTTTTATTAACCTTATTAATCATTATTTTAATTTCGGCAATCAAACGCTTTATCATCTATAAGGTCCGCGGCGATGTGGCCTTTTTAACCGAATCTCAGCGTAAATGGATGTCGCGAACCAAGAACGGCACTTTCATATTACTTATGGTTGTCCTGTTTATGCTTTGGCAGACGGAGATAAATAAATTTGCCTTGTCGGTAACCGCCATCGCCATCGCCATCGTTGTTGCCTCTAAGGAGATTATTCTTTGCTTCACAGGCTCAATTCAACGGGCCAGTTCACGCTCCTTTGTTATTGGTGACTGGATAGAGGTCGGTGCCTTATGTGGTGAAGTTATCGAACACAACTTGATGGCGACCGTCATTCAAGAGATAGATCTGCACCATGGTCAATATCACTTCACCGGCAAAACCGCCACTTTTCCAAACAGCATCTTTTTTACTTATCCGGTAAAAAATCTGAATTTTATGAAGCGCTATGTTTACCACAACATGACGATTACTGTGGTTGAATTTGTTAACTTATACCCCTTATTTCCAGCTCTGCTAACTCAAATAGAACAACACTGTGAAGACTTTAATGAAGTGGCAATACGCTACAATAGCGTCATAGAGAGGCATGCTGGTGTCGACTTACCGGGCTCGGAGCCACATATTCACATAAGTAGCGGCCCGGCCGGAGAGCAAAAAGTGCATATCATGATTTTTTGCCCCACCGAGCGCGCATCCCATTTAGAGCAATCAATCCGTCAAGACTTTATGATTGCCTACCACCAAGCCTTTGGAAACGGCTAA
- a CDS encoding DM13 domain-containing protein has translation MRKRIFLALFVSHLLVAGGGFMMGIYLLPIITAPSAPKFSSLEPTIQSREFKGQFSRERVDSDLLHWGEGEVSINADNIAFLGKLAPGPDYRLYLSPVFVETEADFNRFKSSMVQVGEVKTFENFMIPIPVGVEPSQYTSLIVWCETFGQFITSGGYAKVE, from the coding sequence ATGAGAAAACGTATTTTTTTGGCTTTATTCGTTTCCCACCTGTTGGTCGCTGGTGGTGGATTTATGATGGGAATATACCTGTTACCTATTATAACTGCGCCCTCAGCGCCTAAGTTCTCTTCGTTGGAGCCGACGATTCAAAGCCGTGAGTTTAAAGGTCAATTTTCACGAGAGAGAGTTGATAGTGATCTGCTTCATTGGGGTGAAGGGGAAGTGTCTATCAATGCAGATAACATAGCTTTTTTGGGTAAACTTGCTCCAGGTCCTGACTATAGGCTATATCTGTCACCGGTGTTTGTTGAGACGGAAGCGGATTTTAATCGTTTTAAATCCTCAATGGTGCAAGTGGGAGAGGTTAAAACCTTCGAGAACTTTATGATACCTATACCTGTGGGTGTCGAACCATCCCAATACACTAGCCTTATTGTGTGGTGTGAAACATTCGGTCAATTCATCACATCAGGCGGTTATGCAAAAGTCGAGTGA
- a CDS encoding CHASE3 domain-containing protein, with translation MLSELKFKTQLLMSYAVILSFMFVIAVVVFFSVKSLEDDLNWVNHTHSVLDKAAKVEASAVDMETGMRGYLLAGKDEFLSPYEQGDKRFNELMVVLSSDVSDNPAQVSLLKDISVTIDEWHSKVTKPVIALRTEIGNSKSMNDMAKIVKQARGKQFFDKFRSQIDLFIARENELMLKRENKLTDSSDLDELRELNAWVLHIYRVIVMAQNLLASAVDMETGMRGFLLSGQENFLDPYREGSLRFNQLSNELSMLVADNPQQVALLAQSQITIDAWANEVVKFQLALRREIGDAKTMEDMANLVGEARRGERSISINSVSRYKHLKTKSLCCWHKGKNLWRILSPC, from the coding sequence ATGTTATCTGAACTTAAGTTTAAAACTCAGCTGTTAATGAGTTATGCGGTTATCTTATCTTTTATGTTTGTTATCGCGGTGGTGGTTTTCTTTAGCGTTAAATCCCTAGAGGATGATCTGAATTGGGTTAATCACACTCACTCCGTATTAGATAAAGCAGCAAAAGTTGAAGCCTCAGCTGTCGATATGGAAACCGGAATGAGGGGTTATCTTCTAGCGGGTAAGGATGAGTTTTTATCCCCCTATGAGCAGGGCGACAAAAGATTTAACGAACTGATGGTCGTACTCTCCTCCGATGTCAGCGATAACCCAGCACAAGTCAGTTTACTTAAAGATATATCCGTCACGATTGACGAGTGGCACAGTAAAGTGACCAAGCCTGTGATCGCGTTAAGAACCGAAATTGGCAATTCCAAGTCTATGAATGACATGGCAAAAATTGTAAAACAGGCCCGTGGCAAGCAGTTTTTCGATAAATTTCGTTCTCAGATTGACCTGTTTATTGCACGTGAAAATGAGTTAATGCTCAAACGCGAGAATAAGTTAACAGACAGTAGCGATTTAGATGAACTTAGGGAGTTAAATGCTTGGGTTCTTCATATCTACCGAGTTATTGTTATGGCACAAAATTTGCTAGCCTCTGCGGTCGATATGGAGACGGGGATGCGTGGTTTCTTGCTATCAGGACAAGAGAACTTTCTCGACCCCTATAGAGAGGGAAGCCTTCGTTTTAATCAGTTAAGTAATGAGCTGTCCATGCTGGTTGCCGACAATCCCCAGCAAGTTGCACTGTTAGCACAGAGTCAAATCACCATAGATGCTTGGGCCAATGAGGTGGTGAAGTTTCAGTTAGCGCTGCGTCGTGAGATTGGCGATGCAAAAACCATGGAGGATATGGCCAATCTTGTGGGCGAGGCGAGGCGAGGGGAAAGATCTATTTCGATAAATTCCGTCAGCAGATACAAACATTTAAAGACAAAGAGCTTGTGTTGTTGGCACAAAGGCAAGAATCTTTGGCGAATACTGAGTCCCTGTTAA
- the ilvN gene encoding acetolactate synthase small subunit, whose product MRRIISVLLENQPGALSRVVGLFSQRGYNIETLTVAPTDDSTLSRLNITLFADEHVLEQIEKQLNKLIDILKVANITESEHVERELALVKVKAKGSIREEIKRTADIFRAQIVDITAELYTVQLTGPSAKLDAFISAVGEITKVVEVSRSGVVGLSRGEKSMRA is encoded by the coding sequence ATGCGTCGTATTATATCGGTATTACTTGAAAATCAACCGGGCGCCCTCTCTCGTGTCGTTGGCTTGTTTTCTCAGCGCGGCTATAACATTGAAACGTTAACCGTTGCACCAACAGATGATTCGACGTTGTCACGCCTTAATATCACTCTGTTTGCAGATGAGCATGTTTTGGAGCAAATAGAGAAACAGCTAAATAAGCTAATCGATATTTTAAAAGTGGCGAATATCACCGAGTCTGAACATGTCGAACGTGAATTGGCCTTGGTTAAAGTGAAAGCGAAAGGCAGTATTCGTGAAGAGATTAAACGTACCGCTGATATCTTCCGCGCTCAAATTGTCGATATTACGGCAGAACTTTACACAGTACAGCTAACGGGACCCAGCGCTAAGCTAGATGCCTTTATTAGCGCTGTAGGTGAAATAACTAAGGTCGTTGAAGTTTCACGCTCTGGCGTGGTTGGACTCAGCCGTGGTGAAAAGTCTATGCGGGCTTAA